Part of the Candoia aspera isolate rCanAsp1 chromosome 1, rCanAsp1.hap2, whole genome shotgun sequence genome, GTGTGGAAAATATTCCCATGCAGTTTAACAATACCTGAATACATAATTTGAGGGAACGGTATGGAGtggactctagagcagtgtttctcaacctgagcaactttaagatgtatggagttcaactcccagaattctccagccagcatgttcagctctgggagttgacatccacacatcttgaagttgctcaggttgagaaacactgctctagaaagtGGTTCATGACTTTTCCATGCATTACCCTGAATGCAGAGAAGCACTGAGAAGTTGAGACCATTTTCATGAGCATAAGTGTCACCCTTGTGCTGATTTCTCTCTGTTGTGTTTGTGTCCAGCCAGGGGCCTCCAAGAGTGGTGGGCCATTCTGCTTTAATCTTTGAAGATTCCATGCTAGTCCTTGGTGGAGGCATTTCTAACACTAAGCCAAGTAGTATTTTGTGGCAATATCATTTTCCATCTCAAATGTGGAAAAAACTGCCTAGCCCCATGGCACTTTCATCCAAAGCATATCATCACATGCTGGGAACTGGATTTGGTGTCCAAGGGGCTGCTGATTCTCCGCTGAGATCACTGAGCTGCttgaattttaaagaaaagggtTGTTCAAAGCTACTGGCTCTTTCTAAACAGCATTCCTGTTTCTGTGAGCATCTTCATGGGGAACCTACATACCAGATACTCAACAATGACGGTGGCtctgaaatagaaatgaaaacttTTTGCCGGTCTTCGATGGAGCTAGGATTCTTTTCATATCAAACCACTTCCAGTGCAGAATTGAATTCAGCTCCAGCAGCAGAGTTGCCATGTAAAGTAAGGCCCTCATATCTCAACATCGCCAAAGAACAGGAGTTTGCCACCACAGATCTAACAGCTGGAGGGTCAAGCTTAGGCTCTCTGAAAAATGGAAATGGGGACGTTTGTGAATCCTCTGTTGTGATGCTACTTGTTGGAGGTAAACCTCTGTCCAGTTCCTCTGCAATCTCATTTTGGCAATTGGAACTAAACAGAACTTAAATGGCAGATCACTCCCAAGAGGCAGAAGACATGGCTAGGCTCCGTGAAGTCAGCGTCTAGGAAGAATCACTTGACAATTCTTGCTTACAGTTGTATCATGAAACCTAAGTTCATGCTTTTTTGTGTGAGTGCAAAGTATTTGGGAATCCATAAAACATTTTTCTGGAAGAATCTTTTCAGCTCTTGTAGCTATGCTCTGTAGACAACTTGGGCCTGCGCATGCAGATGAGGCAGTATAATTATGAAGCAGCCATTGgttgcattcatttttttctttcttcgtgTACCACTTCAAAGCCCTTTGCAAATTATCTACATAACTCCTACAAGAACCCCAGTAAGATAATTCCCATGACTAAGGTAaaggtggtgctgcgggttaaaccgctgagcttgctgatcggaaggacggcagttcgaatccacgtgacggggtgagctcccattgctagtcccagctcctgccaacctagcagttcgaaaacatgcaaatgtgagtagattaataggtaccacttcagcaggcaggtaatggtgttccgtttagtcatgccggccacatgaccatggaagtgtctatggacaaacgccgg contains:
- the LOC134487183 gene encoding ras guanine nucleotide exchange factor F-like → MKGKTAFSWNPVKQSKISPCDRYKHACCICRGFLYVYGGRRNTSLSDFWRFKIVSNEWEKLDNSKDGPEELEEHTMVDYQDILYIFGGMVDSAFTQKINPLWMYDTDSTKWIACQLPAVEGEALVPVNRKGHSAVVYRGHMYIYGGYIDIKGASQEFWTFHFDTKQWTPVSAASSGGSPGPRHGHSAVVYGNGMYLFGGLMGLSEQKDFWMWDFMATNWSSIRRSQGPPRVVGHSALIFEDSMLVLGGGISNTKPSSILWQYHFPSQMWKKLPSPMALSSKAYHHMLGTGFGVQGAADSPLRSLSCLNFKEKGCSKLLALSKQHSCFCEHLHGEPTYQILNNDGGSEIEMKTFCRSSMELGFFSYQTTSSAELNSAPAAELPCKVRPSYLNIAKEQEFATTDLTAGGSSLGSLKNGNGDVCESSVVMLLVGGKPLSSSSAISFWQLELNRT